A single region of the Thermotoga profunda AZM34c06 genome encodes:
- a CDS encoding amino acid ABC transporter permease: MQSIPLIQQVLRLGSAFLQNLILLPFTLIMGIVFGFIIALIRYYRIPVLSQFSALAIEVVRGSPFLLLVYAIYFALPYFGIELQSFETAIVVLTITSTAYLSEVFRSGLLAIDKGQFEAADALGMSFSDKLFLIILPQVIRITLPSIVGQIVLTIKDTSIVSLIGMTEIVRTSRQIMQITLDPFTAFLIVAGYFAVVCYPLILVSRKLEQRMLGGKKNESAVRQFKA; this comes from the coding sequence ATGCAAAGTATACCGCTCATTCAACAAGTATTGCGTTTAGGAAGTGCATTCTTACAAAATTTGATACTCTTACCATTTACTCTGATTATGGGAATAGTCTTTGGATTTATAATTGCTCTTATTCGATACTACAGAATACCTGTATTATCTCAGTTTTCTGCTCTCGCAATTGAGGTTGTCAGAGGTTCACCGTTTTTGCTTTTAGTCTATGCTATTTATTTTGCTTTACCTTATTTTGGTATTGAACTACAAAGTTTTGAGACCGCAATTGTGGTTCTCACGATAACAAGCACTGCTTACTTATCAGAAGTATTCAGGAGCGGTCTTTTGGCAATAGACAAGGGACAGTTTGAAGCTGCAGATGCACTTGGAATGTCATTTTCAGACAAACTCTTTTTAATTATATTACCACAAGTTATTCGGATAACTCTTCCTTCAATAGTGGGACAAATAGTATTGACAATAAAAGATACATCCATAGTTTCTCTGATAGGCATGACAGAGATAGTTAGAACCTCAAGACAAATAATGCAAATAACTCTTGATCCTTTTACTGCCTTTCTTATTGTCGCGGGATATTTTGCGGTTGTTTGTTACCCACTAATATTAGTTTCAAGAAAACTGGAACAGAGAATGTTGGGAGGGAAAAAGAATGAATCAGCAGTTAGGCAGTTCAAAGCTTGA
- a CDS encoding L-fucose/L-arabinose isomerase family protein yields MLILKRKVGILTFSDGREYVHKELVQINKKFEDDLANALESTGEIEVIRANQIVYKPSIAKQQAIFLRDKGAQMTIFNYAVWAFPHFSVIASKFAPSPFLLFGNINPKYPGMVGMLAAAGALDQDGTQTHRVWGDIKQDRVLKRVLSFVRAATTKNMLRGQRYGLFGGRSMGMYTAVPNVDLWNKLFGIDIEHIDQLEIIEKSKKISDKDAKHAREWLEKMVKKIHYDGKQLTPEKLELQIKSYYAVKKICEEFELDFTGIKAQPELTEHFVTMDLTEAFMNDPYDWDGKKEPIVCATEADSDGALTMQIFKLISNQPVLFADVRHYDAGNDFFDLCNSGEHATFFAAKSYDPAVNLAKVELYPESFYFPAGGASVRHIAAPGEVTLGRLTRKDGEYVMTVIKGEFLDFGEQENEEKAKNTQIEWPHAFAKLKISADDFLATYSSNHIHGVYGDYVEELKHFAELARIKIRTYV; encoded by the coding sequence GTGTTAATATTGAAAAGAAAAGTCGGTATTCTCACCTTCTCAGATGGCAGAGAATATGTTCACAAAGAACTGGTTCAGATTAACAAAAAATTCGAGGATGATCTTGCAAATGCTCTTGAATCAACAGGTGAAATAGAAGTCATAAGAGCAAACCAGATTGTTTATAAACCATCCATAGCAAAACAACAGGCTATCTTTTTGAGAGACAAAGGCGCCCAGATGACGATCTTCAATTACGCGGTCTGGGCTTTTCCACACTTCAGTGTGATTGCAAGTAAATTTGCCCCATCGCCATTTTTACTCTTTGGAAATATAAACCCCAAATACCCAGGTATGGTTGGAATGCTTGCCGCAGCTGGAGCACTTGATCAAGACGGGACGCAGACTCACAGAGTTTGGGGAGATATAAAACAAGATCGAGTTCTTAAACGAGTTCTCTCTTTTGTTAGAGCCGCTACCACAAAGAATATGCTCAGAGGTCAAAGATACGGTCTTTTTGGTGGAAGATCGATGGGTATGTACACTGCTGTACCAAATGTAGATCTCTGGAACAAACTTTTTGGAATAGACATAGAACACATTGATCAACTCGAAATTATTGAGAAAAGTAAAAAAATCTCAGATAAAGATGCAAAACACGCAAGAGAATGGCTTGAAAAGATGGTAAAAAAGATCCATTACGATGGAAAACAACTCACTCCAGAAAAATTGGAATTACAGATCAAAAGCTATTACGCAGTTAAAAAAATCTGTGAAGAATTCGAGCTTGACTTCACAGGTATAAAAGCTCAGCCAGAGTTGACAGAACATTTTGTGACCATGGATTTGACGGAAGCCTTTATGAACGATCCATACGATTGGGATGGTAAAAAAGAACCAATAGTTTGCGCAACTGAAGCGGATTCAGATGGAGCTTTGACAATGCAGATATTTAAATTAATTTCAAATCAACCAGTTCTGTTCGCAGATGTCCGACATTATGATGCTGGAAACGACTTCTTTGACTTGTGTAACTCTGGAGAACATGCAACGTTTTTTGCAGCAAAATCTTATGATCCTGCCGTGAATCTTGCGAAAGTAGAGCTTTATCCAGAGAGTTTTTACTTTCCAGCTGGCGGAGCCTCTGTTAGACACATTGCAGCACCTGGAGAGGTAACCCTTGGACGACTCACTCGGAAAGATGGCGAATATGTCATGACCGTAATAAAAGGAGAATTCTTAGATTTTGGTGAACAAGAAAATGAAGAAAAGGCAAAAAACACACAAATAGAATGGCCACACGCCTTTGCAAAACTCAAAATCTCAGCAGATGATTTTCTGGCAACATATAGTTCTAATCATATTCATGGAGTGTATGGGGATTATGTGGAGGAACTAAAACATTTTGCAGAATTGGCCAGAATCAAAATCAGAACTTATGTTTGA
- a CDS encoding ABC transporter substrate-binding protein yields MKRIISLVAILSIIMIPVFLFAVTTLEEIVKRGKIIVATDMTAVPMQYRDSSGKPTGFTIELMELAAKYMGVQIEWQDMAWESLIPSLLTKKVDMIAANMSMTLTRLKTIRFSEPFFLTGIRVLARKDSKMTYWKDIADPSVKIGATMGSVHADYIEKQLKKKPFLYENLAEWLNDLKTGRIDAVMDDEMLCIELVKNNPELKILEGYVRPDTYGLAFRQDQESDSLVNWFNWFIRWVKLTGEYGEIYKKYTGMDWTPSPIID; encoded by the coding sequence ATGAAAAGGATTATCAGTTTGGTTGCCATCTTGAGTATTATTATGATTCCTGTTTTCCTATTTGCAGTAACAACATTAGAGGAAATAGTCAAGAGAGGCAAAATAATTGTAGCTACTGACATGACAGCTGTACCCATGCAATACAGAGACTCTTCTGGTAAACCAACCGGCTTCACAATTGAGTTGATGGAGCTTGCTGCCAAATATATGGGAGTACAGATTGAATGGCAGGACATGGCTTGGGAAAGTTTGATCCCTTCATTGTTGACTAAAAAGGTCGATATGATAGCTGCAAATATGTCTATGACTTTGACTAGATTGAAAACAATAAGGTTTTCTGAACCATTCTTTCTAACTGGTATAAGAGTTTTAGCAAGAAAGGACTCAAAGATGACTTATTGGAAAGATATTGCAGATCCTTCAGTAAAAATAGGTGCAACGATGGGTTCAGTACACGCCGACTATATCGAGAAACAACTTAAGAAAAAACCTTTCCTGTATGAAAACCTAGCAGAATGGCTTAACGATTTGAAAACAGGAAGAATAGACGCTGTTATGGATGACGAGATGCTTTGTATAGAACTTGTGAAAAATAATCCCGAACTCAAAATTCTCGAGGGCTATGTGCGTCCAGATACTTATGGGCTTGCGTTCAGACAAGATCAGGAATCGGATTCCCTGGTAAATTGGTTCAATTGGTTTATCAGATGGGTTAAATTAACTGGTGAATATGGAGAAATTTACAAGAAATATACTGGAATGGATTGGACCCCATCTCCCATAATTGATTGA
- a CDS encoding amino acid ABC transporter permease, translating into MEALIETLKIAIISCFFAILIGTIAGFLSNTRNKFFRTLIAFYTGLIRSTPLLVQLYFVHYGLPILNVMPTRFQSAVITFSLNTGAYVSEIIRGGLQSINIGQFEAAYSLGFSRFQTIRLIIFPQLFRIVLPPLISQFSYLIKDTSLAAVLTIPELTYMARRAAATTYRPLESFIPPMLMYFAIYLVLSLSSNGLKKKLFGKK; encoded by the coding sequence ATGGAAGCTCTTATAGAAACTCTGAAAATAGCAATAATAAGTTGTTTTTTTGCCATATTAATAGGTACGATAGCTGGATTTTTGAGTAACACAAGAAATAAGTTTTTTAGAACGTTGATTGCATTTTATACAGGGCTCATTAGGTCAACGCCATTACTTGTACAACTTTATTTTGTACATTACGGACTTCCTATCTTGAACGTTATGCCTACACGCTTCCAAAGTGCTGTTATAACATTTTCTTTAAACACAGGAGCATATGTTTCGGAAATCATAAGAGGAGGTTTGCAGTCAATAAATATAGGGCAATTCGAAGCTGCATATTCTCTTGGTTTTTCTAGATTCCAAACAATTCGATTGATAATATTTCCACAACTCTTTAGGATAGTTTTACCGCCTTTGATTAGTCAATTCTCTTATCTTATAAAAGATACAAGTTTAGCTGCTGTTTTAACAATTCCTGAGCTTACTTATATGGCAAGAAGAGCTGCTGCAACTACTTACAGACCCTTGGAATCTTTCATCCCACCAATGCTAATGTATTTTGCAATATATCTTGTTCTTAGCCTATCGTCCAACGGTTTAAAAAAGAAGTTATTTGGCAAGAAATGA
- a CDS encoding amino acid ABC transporter ATP-binding protein, which translates to MEVSRVESVVEIINLNKFYGKNHVLKNINLRVEKGDVLVICGPSGAGKSTLLRCINRLENFETGTVRVLGRDVKIHTNLMFIRRNTGMVFQHFNLFPHLTVLDNIITAPIHVKKVAKHEAIEKAKMLLQRVGLSEKLMSYPDQLSGGEKQRVAIARALAMDPEIMMFDEPTSALDPEMIKEVLDVMIDLANGGMTMIVVTHEMGFAKQVSNKIAFMDKGEIIEFNTKESFFSNPTSQRAREFLSKIL; encoded by the coding sequence ATGGAGGTGTCGCGTGTGGAATCAGTTGTCGAAATAATTAATCTAAATAAATTCTATGGAAAAAATCACGTGCTTAAAAATATCAATTTGCGGGTTGAAAAAGGCGATGTACTTGTTATTTGTGGACCAAGTGGGGCCGGGAAGAGCACTTTATTAAGATGTATAAATAGACTCGAGAATTTTGAAACAGGAACAGTGAGGGTGTTAGGAAGAGATGTTAAGATACACACGAATTTGATGTTCATCCGTAGAAACACGGGCATGGTTTTCCAACATTTCAACCTTTTTCCACATTTGACAGTCCTCGATAACATAATTACTGCACCAATACATGTCAAGAAAGTAGCAAAACACGAAGCTATTGAAAAAGCCAAAATGCTTCTTCAAAGGGTAGGATTGTCTGAAAAGCTAATGTCTTATCCTGACCAACTTTCTGGAGGAGAAAAACAAAGGGTGGCAATTGCAAGAGCTCTCGCAATGGATCCAGAAATCATGATGTTTGATGAACCAACATCGGCTTTAGATCCGGAAATGATAAAAGAAGTTCTCGACGTGATGATAGATTTAGCCAATGGAGGAATGACCATGATAGTAGTTACTCACGAAATGGGTTTCGCGAAACAGGTAAGCAACAAAATAGCGTTCATGGACAAAGGGGAGATTATCGAGTTCAATACCAAAGAATCTTTCTTTAGTAATCCAACGAGTCAAAGAGCGCGAGAATTTTTGAGCAAAATACTCTGA
- a CDS encoding ATP-dependent Clp protease ATP-binding subunit codes for MLDFKDYTESAQRVLTSVQDILNRFSQNQMSSEHILLAILEDGDNAAVDILRKIGVNIDALKDETSSFVARYGMRAGTTSQPGAVAQVYITPDARHVLEEARKEARRMGDEKVGTDHLLLGMILAPSSMTYRLLSRQGVTPDKVYEAIRELRTSGKTAEDENVDVLFKFTEDLTKMAKDGKLLPVVGREKEIFRTVQILGRKFKNNPVLIGDPGVGKTAIVEGLAQKIINGDVPSFLKNKKILKLDMGRIIAGTKFRGEFEERMKKLIDALRKNVGQYILFIDELHTVVGAGAAEGAVDAANLLKPELARGEMQVIGATTVNEYRKYVEKDKALARRFQPILVGEPSIEDTIEILRGIKKEFEKHHEVTITDEALIAAARLSARYITDRFLPDKAIDLIDEAASAIRLQGNNKIVNENEIAKVVELWTGIPVSRMLESEREKLMNLEQLLHKRIIDQDDAVKMVAQTIRKARAGLKDPKRPNGVFLFLGPTGVGKTELAKALAEVLFGSEDALIRIDMSEYTEKHTVSRLIGAPPGYVGYEEGGQLTELVRRRPYSVILLDEIEKAHPEVFNVLLQVFDDGRLTDGKGNTVDFKNTIIIMTSNIASEHILDALEDGLSDLTQLIEEEMRKHFKPEFINRIDAAIVFKPLTIEHMKQIVELQLEKIANRIKEQNRSVVFTAQAKEYLAKRGYIPALGARPLKRVIENEVEAPLADKIISQEFKEGSTITIDADEYGIIFKEGQ; via the coding sequence TGAGGGCGGGAACTACTTCTCAACCGGGTGCCGTTGCACAGGTTTATATAACACCCGATGCAAGACATGTCCTTGAAGAAGCACGCAAAGAAGCAAGGCGAATGGGTGATGAGAAGGTAGGAACAGACCATTTACTTCTGGGCATGATACTCGCGCCAAGTTCAATGACTTACAGGTTGCTGTCAAGACAGGGAGTGACTCCAGACAAGGTATATGAAGCTATAAGAGAGCTTCGTACCAGCGGTAAAACTGCAGAAGACGAGAATGTCGATGTGCTTTTCAAATTCACAGAAGATCTCACAAAAATGGCAAAAGATGGAAAGTTATTACCGGTTGTTGGACGGGAAAAAGAGATTTTCAGAACTGTTCAGATTTTGGGAAGAAAATTCAAAAACAACCCTGTCTTGATAGGAGACCCTGGCGTTGGAAAGACGGCTATAGTTGAAGGACTTGCCCAGAAGATAATAAATGGTGATGTTCCGAGTTTTCTCAAAAACAAGAAAATCCTAAAGTTAGATATGGGTAGAATCATAGCCGGCACAAAGTTCAGAGGAGAATTCGAAGAAAGAATGAAGAAATTAATCGACGCCCTCAGAAAAAATGTTGGTCAATACATACTCTTCATAGACGAACTTCACACTGTAGTTGGTGCAGGTGCGGCAGAAGGTGCTGTCGATGCAGCAAATCTTCTTAAACCAGAACTTGCCCGCGGCGAGATGCAAGTTATTGGTGCAACTACTGTAAATGAATATAGAAAATACGTTGAGAAAGATAAAGCACTTGCGCGAAGATTTCAACCGATTCTTGTAGGTGAACCATCGATAGAAGATACTATAGAAATATTACGCGGAATCAAAAAAGAATTCGAAAAGCATCACGAAGTTACAATAACAGACGAAGCTCTGATCGCTGCGGCTCGCTTGAGCGCAAGGTATATCACAGATAGATTCCTACCAGATAAGGCAATAGATTTGATCGATGAAGCAGCATCTGCAATCAGGCTCCAAGGCAATAACAAAATTGTAAATGAAAATGAAATCGCCAAGGTAGTCGAGTTGTGGACTGGCATTCCTGTATCAAGAATGCTCGAATCAGAAAGAGAAAAACTCATGAACCTTGAACAACTATTACATAAAAGAATTATCGACCAAGATGATGCAGTCAAAATGGTTGCACAAACAATCAGAAAAGCAAGAGCCGGATTGAAAGATCCAAAAAGGCCAAATGGTGTATTCTTGTTTCTTGGCCCAACGGGTGTTGGTAAAACAGAGCTTGCAAAGGCTCTCGCAGAAGTCCTTTTTGGAAGTGAAGACGCTCTGATAAGAATCGATATGAGCGAATACACAGAAAAACACACAGTGAGTAGGCTAATCGGTGCTCCTCCAGGATATGTTGGTTACGAAGAAGGAGGTCAACTGACCGAACTGGTTAGAAGAAGACCATACAGCGTTATTTTACTGGATGAGATCGAAAAGGCACACCCAGAAGTGTTCAATGTGTTATTGCAAGTATTTGATGATGGAAGATTAACCGATGGAAAAGGAAACACCGTTGACTTTAAAAACACGATCATAATAATGACAAGTAATATTGCCAGCGAACACATATTAGATGCACTCGAAGATGGTTTGAGTGATCTAACTCAACTCATCGAAGAAGAGATGAGAAAACACTTCAAACCGGAATTCATAAACAGAATCGATGCAGCAATAGTCTTTAAGCCTTTGACAATTGAACACATGAAACAAATAGTAGAACTTCAACTTGAGAAGATCGCTAACCGTATCAAAGAACAAAATAGAAGCGTTGTCTTTACAGCACAAGCTAAGGAATACTTGGCAAAACGGGGTTATATCCCCGCATTGGGTGCAAGACCTTTGAAACGTGTTATAGAAAATGAAGTAGAAGCACCATTGGCAGATAAGATCATCTCTCAGGAATTCAAAGAAGGCTCAACGATAACTATCGATGCAGACGAATATGGAATCATATTTAAAGAGGGGCAATAA
- a CDS encoding LacI family DNA-binding transcriptional regulator has translation MCCLKVTIKDIAKTVGVNVSTISRALNGKPGVSDGLRQKILQVAKQMGYSPDMTATGLKKGRTKIIGVLIPDISNPFFAQIVRGMEKVFNPVGYHLLLCSTDEDPEHEEENLRTLIGQRVEGILAAPVDSGGNKTLYAKVLESNIPLVFFDRIVPDIDTSYVITDNEGGVRELVEYLHRNGHESVGIITLRSRSFTGRMRLNGALKACKELGIEVRQEWILDGKSTQEGAYEAAKKLFSFKEKPTSLIVGNNLMMLGVMKAIKDLRLKVPEDVSIVCFDDSYWNQIFDPPITCVAQEPEQMGLIAATLLLDRIMHNGKNNKTVLKAHFIERDSVAKI, from the coding sequence GTGTGTTGTCTGAAAGTTACAATCAAAGATATTGCAAAGACTGTTGGTGTTAACGTATCAACTATTTCAAGGGCTTTGAATGGGAAACCTGGAGTAAGTGACGGGTTGCGACAGAAAATACTTCAAGTTGCAAAGCAAATGGGTTATTCACCTGATATGACTGCTACTGGCTTGAAAAAGGGTAGAACCAAAATCATAGGTGTGCTCATACCTGATATATCAAACCCGTTCTTTGCTCAGATTGTGAGGGGAATGGAAAAGGTCTTTAACCCAGTTGGCTATCATTTACTTTTGTGTTCAACCGATGAAGATCCCGAACATGAGGAAGAAAATCTCAGAACTCTTATTGGTCAAAGAGTTGAGGGTATCTTGGCAGCACCTGTTGATTCTGGTGGAAACAAAACTCTCTACGCAAAAGTTTTGGAAAGTAATATACCATTGGTATTTTTTGACAGGATAGTACCTGATATCGACACAAGTTATGTGATAACGGATAACGAGGGTGGTGTCAGAGAACTCGTTGAGTATCTCCACAGAAATGGCCATGAAAGTGTTGGTATCATAACACTTAGATCAAGGTCTTTCACCGGCAGAATGAGGCTCAATGGCGCCCTTAAGGCGTGCAAGGAACTTGGAATAGAAGTAAGGCAGGAATGGATCTTAGATGGTAAATCTACTCAAGAAGGTGCCTATGAAGCCGCTAAAAAACTCTTTTCTTTCAAAGAAAAGCCAACATCATTGATCGTGGGAAATAATTTAATGATGCTCGGAGTTATGAAAGCGATAAAGGATCTAAGACTCAAGGTACCTGAAGACGTATCGATTGTTTGCTTTGATGATTCGTATTGGAATCAAATCTTTGATCCACCAATTACATGTGTCGCGCAAGAACCAGAACAGATGGGTCTAATAGCGGCAACGTTGTTACTGGACAGAATTATGCACAATGGAAAGAACAACAAGACAGTCTTAAAGGCACATTTTATAGAACGTGATTCAGTAGCAAAAATATGA